The Desulfuromonas versatilis genome has a segment encoding these proteins:
- a CDS encoding PAS domain-containing sensor histidine kinase — MPQRIRKPLIVLTLLSMLILVAAGITYRSTTVLVDQTLADHQQAIADEAAEMTEIWLSQQTRILNATVASASVLPLTGNPDTLRLLKLAMRAGHFSDVYIGTISGELIDGADWIPSADYDPRRRPWYQRAVEVGETSFTSPYVDLVTNELVIALVSPITLDGVFRGVMGADTVLDTLVANLSTVKVGDTGYAFIVNEKGTILIHPNPDYVLKVRLQDTETGLARILESFERSPAGTFSYPQGEATNILAYRRIAGSNWYLCTTIPSAEAYAISRKTTMLFVAEMVLKSLAVLALATLLLVVGGVLVLLVFRRQYSSTLQKQREEITGINQDLAWNISKRKEFETHYQTLFNVANDGILVSKDLTCIECNEKATEVFGLSRLGLIGRSMLDISPALQPDGEDSRERLQRILDAANAGKHQVFEWTFHRADGSEFPAEVGLKTLQLDKERLCLSSIRDISKRVYAEQQLRQAQKMAAMGEMLGAIAHQWRQPLNTLSTYIASLQSAHYNNMISKNFVDTLVAGADAQIQFMSKTIDDFRHFFRPSKNKEAFDVARAVANAVKLLEPNLKQDAVQLAMRIEEPGPPFVVQGFPSEFIHVVVNILANARDSIVERRTRDSLAGPGMIEVDINGGGEAVLVQVRDNGVGIPQHLLEKIFTPYFTTKGTTAGTGIGLYMAKIIVEKEMKGELLADNLEQGARMTIRIPKAAA, encoded by the coding sequence ATGCCCCAGAGAATAAGAAAACCGCTCATCGTCCTGACCCTGCTCTCGATGCTGATCCTGGTCGCGGCGGGCATCACCTATCGCAGCACCACGGTCCTGGTCGACCAGACCCTGGCCGACCACCAGCAGGCGATCGCCGACGAGGCTGCGGAGATGACCGAGATCTGGCTGAGCCAGCAGACCCGCATCCTCAATGCCACTGTCGCCTCGGCCAGCGTCTTGCCGCTGACCGGCAACCCCGACACCCTGCGCCTGCTCAAGCTGGCGATGCGCGCCGGCCACTTCAGCGACGTCTATATCGGTACGATCTCGGGTGAGCTGATTGATGGCGCCGACTGGATCCCGTCGGCCGATTACGACCCCCGCCGGCGCCCCTGGTATCAGCGCGCCGTGGAGGTCGGCGAGACCTCCTTCACCTCCCCCTACGTCGACCTGGTGACCAACGAACTGGTCATCGCCCTGGTCTCGCCGATCACCCTCGACGGGGTCTTTCGCGGGGTCATGGGGGCGGATACCGTGCTCGACACCCTGGTGGCCAACCTCTCCACCGTCAAGGTCGGCGACACCGGCTACGCTTTCATCGTCAACGAAAAGGGTACCATACTCATCCACCCCAATCCCGACTACGTCCTCAAGGTTCGGCTGCAGGACACCGAGACCGGCCTGGCCAGGATCCTGGAGAGCTTCGAGCGTTCCCCGGCGGGGACCTTTTCCTATCCGCAGGGCGAGGCGACCAACATCCTGGCCTACCGCAGGATTGCCGGCAGCAACTGGTACCTGTGCACCACCATCCCCAGCGCCGAGGCCTATGCCATCTCGCGCAAGACCACCATGCTGTTCGTCGCCGAAATGGTGCTGAAATCTCTCGCGGTGTTGGCCCTGGCCACCCTGCTGCTGGTGGTCGGCGGCGTGCTGGTGCTGCTCGTCTTCAGGCGCCAGTATTCCAGCACCCTGCAGAAGCAGCGCGAGGAGATCACCGGCATCAACCAGGACCTGGCCTGGAACATCAGCAAGCGCAAGGAGTTCGAGACCCACTACCAGACCCTGTTCAACGTCGCCAACGACGGCATCCTGGTCAGCAAGGACCTGACCTGCATCGAATGCAACGAGAAGGCGACGGAGGTGTTCGGCCTCTCGCGGCTGGGGCTTATCGGCCGCAGCATGCTCGACATCTCGCCGGCCCTCCAGCCCGATGGCGAGGATAGCCGCGAGCGGCTCCAGCGCATCCTCGATGCGGCCAACGCCGGCAAGCACCAGGTGTTTGAATGGACCTTCCATCGTGCCGACGGCAGCGAGTTCCCGGCCGAGGTCGGCCTCAAGACCCTGCAGCTCGATAAGGAGCGGCTGTGCCTCTCGAGCATCCGCGACATCTCCAAGCGGGTCTACGCCGAGCAGCAGCTGCGCCAGGCGCAGAAAATGGCGGCCATGGGCGAGATGCTCGGCGCCATCGCCCACCAGTGGCGGCAGCCGCTCAATACCCTGTCGACCTATATCGCCAGCCTCCAGTCGGCCCACTACAACAACATGATCTCCAAGAATTTCGTGGATACCCTGGTGGCCGGTGCCGATGCCCAGATCCAGTTCATGTCCAAGACCATCGACGATTTCCGCCATTTTTTCCGCCCCTCGAAGAACAAGGAGGCCTTCGACGTGGCCCGGGCGGTCGCCAACGCGGTCAAGCTGCTGGAGCCAAACCTCAAGCAGGATGCCGTCCAACTGGCCATGCGCATCGAGGAGCCGGGCCCGCCCTTCGTGGTGCAGGGCTTCCCCAGCGAATTCATCCATGTGGTGGTCAACATCCTCGCCAATGCCCGCGATTCCATCGTCGAGCGGCGCACCAGGGATTCGCTGGCGGGCCCCGGGATGATCGAGGTCGACATCAACGGCGGCGGCGAGGCGGTGCTGGTCCAGGTACGGGACAACGGGGTGGGCATCCCCCAGCATCTGCTGGAAAAAATCTTCACCCCCTATTTCACCACCAAGGGGACCACCGCCGGGACCGGCATCGGTCTGTACATGGCCAAGATTATCGTGGAGAAGGAGATGAAGGGAGAATTGCTGGCCGACAACCTCGAGCAGGGGGCGCGGATGACCATCCGCATACCCAAGGCGGCGGCCTGA
- a CDS encoding sigma-54-dependent transcriptional regulator: MLNLNDKNVHIVLVDDEQAELDAYRFLLESMGVRQITQVNDSLQVLATLEQIPSPVVFLDLNMPRMSGQEVLAAIKEKMPQVPVIICTANSDIETAVECLKLGAHDYLVKPISLNTFGSALRNALEIGALRKEVLSLKGISFSEGRYNSAAFEGIITRSPAMEGVFQYIEAISRSRQPALILGETGSGKEQLARAVHLSSGVSGEFVAVDVSGLDDTLFADTLFGHRKGAFTGASGDRPGLIEKAAGGTIFLDEIGDLSEASQVKLLRLLQEGIYYSLGSDAPKQCRARIVAATNLDLVGMAAQQQGFRRDLYYRLSTHLIKVPPLRERREDIPLLVQHLVAEAAAGLQKTPPSVSIAALELLMSHPFPGNIRELKTYLFDAVARCGDGQITDLLLQERLAGAHAEISAASGGQAINAAASPLESLLGRFPSLEELAEFAVSQALAKSGNNQSQAARLLGISKQALHKRLKKREDS; the protein is encoded by the coding sequence ATGCTGAATCTCAACGACAAGAACGTCCACATCGTGCTGGTCGACGACGAGCAGGCGGAGCTCGACGCCTACCGCTTCCTGCTCGAATCGATGGGGGTGCGGCAGATCACCCAGGTGAACGACAGTCTGCAGGTGCTGGCTACCCTCGAGCAGATCCCCTCGCCGGTGGTGTTCCTGGATCTCAACATGCCGCGGATGAGCGGCCAGGAGGTGCTGGCGGCGATCAAGGAGAAGATGCCCCAGGTGCCGGTGATCATCTGCACCGCCAACTCGGATATCGAAACCGCCGTCGAATGCCTCAAGCTGGGGGCCCACGACTATCTGGTCAAGCCGATCAGCCTCAACACCTTCGGCTCGGCCCTGCGCAACGCCCTGGAGATCGGCGCCCTGCGCAAGGAGGTGCTCTCGCTCAAGGGGATCTCCTTCAGCGAGGGCAGATACAACAGCGCAGCCTTCGAGGGGATCATCACCCGCAGCCCGGCCATGGAGGGGGTGTTCCAGTACATCGAGGCGATCTCCCGCAGCCGCCAGCCGGCGCTGATCCTGGGGGAGACCGGCAGCGGCAAGGAGCAGCTGGCCCGGGCCGTCCACCTCTCCAGCGGGGTGTCCGGCGAGTTCGTGGCAGTGGATGTCTCCGGGCTGGACGACACCCTGTTCGCCGACACCCTGTTCGGCCACCGCAAGGGGGCCTTCACCGGGGCCAGCGGCGACCGGCCGGGGCTGATCGAGAAGGCTGCCGGGGGGACCATCTTTCTCGACGAGATCGGCGACCTGAGCGAGGCCTCCCAGGTCAAGCTGCTGCGCCTGCTGCAGGAAGGGATCTACTACAGCCTCGGATCCGACGCGCCCAAGCAGTGCCGGGCGCGGATCGTCGCCGCCACCAATCTCGACCTGGTGGGGATGGCGGCGCAGCAGCAGGGGTTTCGCCGCGACCTCTACTACCGGCTCAGCACCCACCTGATCAAGGTGCCGCCGCTGCGCGAGCGGCGCGAGGACATCCCCCTGCTGGTCCAGCACCTGGTCGCCGAGGCCGCCGCGGGCCTGCAGAAGACCCCGCCCTCGGTCAGCATTGCGGCCCTCGAGCTGCTGATGAGCCACCCCTTTCCCGGCAACATCCGCGAACTCAAGACCTACCTGTTTGACGCCGTGGCCCGCTGTGGCGACGGGCAGATCACCGACCTGCTGCTCCAGGAGCGGCTGGCCGGCGCCCACGCCGAAATCTCCGCCGCATCCGGGGGCCAGGCGATTAACGCCGCGGCAAGCCCCCTGGAGTCGCTGCTGGGGCGCTTTCCCTCCCTGGAGGAGCTGGCCGAATTCGCCGTCAGCCAGGCCCTCGCCAAGAGCGGCAACAACCAGAGCCAGGCTGCCCGCCTGCTGGGCATCTCCAAGCAGGCCCTGCACAAACGCCTGAAGAAGCGCGAAGACTCTTAG
- a CDS encoding ABC transporter substrate-binding protein yields MTWSSKFMAAAAALTLTLGTAGFGAAADVVKIGNIEPLSGPSAAVGIQGQKAREMAVEEINAAGGIKSLGGAKLELLYADSKGDPTTGVTEAERMINSEKVHLLTGCWNSAVTYPTTQVAERYGVPFIVPVSVRDTITERGFKNVFRIAAKDSWWTRDQFQFLKDMQQEFGAEVKKVAFVYENGDWGTGFAEGWRKLAKAAGYEVVLDEPYPSTASDLTPVVIKLKRAKPDVVFMTSNAADAILLTNTMAEMKVNVKAIITSGGGHADPSFIAAAGKNAEYLFDIVEWETDLNRPGLKEVNAKFNAKNGQNLNGESVDAYAAMYLIKDVLERAGSLEPGKIREALASTKLCGGDVGLLAYDCIEFDESGQNQNASLVVVQLRQNGETMDRITVWPKNVRRDGYTPVFPQPAK; encoded by the coding sequence ATGACCTGGTCCAGCAAGTTCATGGCAGCAGCCGCGGCGTTGACCCTGACGCTCGGTACCGCCGGCTTCGGTGCAGCGGCAGACGTGGTGAAAATCGGCAACATCGAGCCGCTCTCCGGCCCCTCGGCCGCGGTCGGCATCCAGGGGCAGAAGGCCCGGGAGATGGCGGTGGAGGAGATCAATGCCGCCGGCGGCATCAAGTCCCTGGGCGGGGCCAAGCTCGAACTTCTCTACGCCGACAGCAAGGGCGACCCGACCACCGGCGTGACCGAGGCCGAGCGGATGATCAACAGCGAAAAGGTGCACCTGCTCACCGGCTGCTGGAACTCGGCGGTCACCTATCCCACCACCCAGGTGGCCGAGCGCTACGGCGTCCCCTTCATCGTACCCGTCTCGGTGCGCGACACCATCACCGAGCGCGGCTTCAAGAACGTGTTCCGCATTGCCGCCAAGGACTCCTGGTGGACCCGCGACCAGTTCCAGTTCCTCAAGGACATGCAGCAGGAGTTCGGCGCCGAGGTGAAGAAGGTCGCTTTCGTCTATGAAAACGGCGACTGGGGCACCGGCTTCGCCGAAGGGTGGCGCAAGCTGGCCAAGGCGGCCGGCTACGAGGTGGTGCTCGACGAGCCCTATCCCAGCACCGCCAGCGACCTGACCCCGGTGGTGATCAAGCTCAAGCGCGCCAAGCCCGACGTGGTGTTCATGACCTCCAACGCCGCCGACGCCATCCTGCTGACCAACACCATGGCGGAGATGAAGGTCAACGTGAAGGCGATCATCACCAGCGGCGGCGGCCACGCCGACCCCTCCTTCATCGCCGCGGCCGGCAAGAACGCCGAGTACCTGTTCGATATCGTCGAGTGGGAGACCGACCTCAACCGCCCCGGCCTCAAGGAGGTCAACGCGAAGTTCAACGCCAAGAACGGCCAGAACCTCAACGGCGAGTCGGTGGACGCATATGCCGCCATGTACCTGATCAAGGACGTGCTGGAGCGGGCCGGCTCCCTCGAGCCCGGCAAGATCCGCGAGGCGCTCGCCTCCACCAAGCTCTGCGGCGGCGACGTCGGGCTGCTGGCTTACGACTGCATCGAGTTCGACGAGAGCGGCCAGAACCAGAACGCCAGCCTGGTCGTGGTCCAGCTGCGCCAGAACGGCGAGACCATGGACCGCATCACCGTTTGGCCGAAGAACGTGCGGCGTGACGGTTACACCCCGGTCTTCCCCCAGCCCGCCAAGTAA
- a CDS encoding branched-chain amino acid ABC transporter permease: MLGFIESLLNGILMGSIYGLTAVGLTLIFGVMKVINFAHGSILMVGMYAAYWVVTKTGMNPYLALLVVVPFLFCFGYLLQRFVIKPIFDAEKDVREPITVIIVTTGIWYVLDNLALILFGAEYRVAKTSVTGKMFEFMEMYFLVPKLIGAGITLLCGVYLYWFLKHSRTGKAIRATSLDREAATLMGIKQSQIYNIAFGLGAACCGVAACVLIPFYYVYPTVGVPFDIKAFVIVVLGGLGSIPGAILGGIIIGIIETVGAQFMAATWTELLIYAVFLVVLFVKPSGLFGLRQDF, translated from the coding sequence ATGCTAGGTTTTATCGAATCGTTGCTTAACGGCATCCTGATGGGCTCGATCTACGGCCTGACGGCGGTCGGCCTGACCCTAATCTTCGGGGTGATGAAGGTGATCAACTTCGCCCACGGCTCGATCCTGATGGTCGGCATGTACGCCGCCTACTGGGTGGTCACCAAAACCGGAATGAACCCCTACCTGGCCCTGCTGGTGGTCGTGCCCTTCCTGTTCTGTTTCGGCTACCTCCTGCAGCGCTTCGTGATCAAACCGATCTTCGACGCCGAGAAGGATGTGCGCGAACCGATCACTGTCATCATCGTCACCACAGGCATCTGGTACGTGCTCGACAACCTGGCGCTGATCCTGTTCGGCGCCGAGTACCGGGTGGCCAAAACCTCGGTGACCGGCAAGATGTTCGAGTTCATGGAGATGTACTTTCTGGTGCCGAAACTGATCGGCGCGGGGATCACGCTGCTTTGCGGGGTTTACCTCTACTGGTTCCTCAAGCATTCCCGGACCGGCAAGGCGATCCGCGCCACCAGCCTCGACCGTGAAGCGGCGACCCTGATGGGGATCAAGCAGTCGCAGATCTACAACATCGCCTTCGGGCTGGGCGCGGCCTGCTGCGGCGTGGCCGCCTGCGTGCTGATCCCTTTCTACTACGTCTACCCGACGGTGGGGGTCCCCTTCGACATCAAGGCCTTCGTCATCGTGGTGCTCGGCGGCCTGGGGAGCATCCCCGGGGCGATCCTCGGGGGCATCATCATCGGCATCATCGAGACGGTGGGCGCCCAGTTCATGGCCGCCACCTGGACCGAACTGCTGATCTACGCCGTGTTCCTTGTAGTTCTGTTCGTCAAGCCCTCGGGTCTGTTCGGACTGCGACAAGATTTCTAG
- a CDS encoding branched-chain amino acid ABC transporter permease — MKFIFEQPPVVRNLTLLLLAALFLLPTVVTSPTLLQIFILIIFYAYLTSSWNFVGGFAGVLPLGHAAFVGIGAYTSTLLYLTWGISPWIGMLVGGVLSMLVGVIIGLPTLKLRGAYFALATIAVGEGLRVLVENVENFGPFNVRGPKGLLINLVPDAPFSAFQFQSKVPYYYIILVMLLVVLYLTQRMMNSKIGYYLAAGGEEPEAAEALGIKVSRYKLIAMAISCFLTALGGTFYAQMFLYFYPKSIMGLELSYEIAFIALIGGRGTILGPVVGALLLRPVSELTRIYLSSTLPGLHLVIFGLVLIVVMRYQPKGLIAPLRQLFENRIIPRLSRRSARSGAVLPSNND, encoded by the coding sequence ATGAAATTCATTTTCGAACAACCGCCCGTGGTCCGGAATCTGACCCTGCTGCTGCTGGCGGCGCTGTTTCTGCTGCCGACGGTGGTGACCAGCCCGACGCTGCTGCAGATCTTCATCCTCATCATCTTCTACGCCTACCTGACCTCTTCGTGGAATTTCGTCGGCGGCTTCGCCGGGGTGCTGCCGCTGGGGCATGCGGCCTTCGTCGGCATCGGCGCCTACACCTCGACGCTGCTCTACCTGACCTGGGGGATCAGCCCCTGGATCGGCATGCTGGTCGGCGGGGTCCTCTCCATGCTGGTCGGGGTGATCATCGGCCTGCCGACCCTGAAGCTGCGCGGCGCCTACTTCGCCCTGGCGACCATCGCCGTCGGCGAGGGGCTGCGGGTGCTGGTGGAGAACGTCGAGAATTTCGGCCCCTTCAACGTCCGCGGCCCCAAGGGGTTGCTGATCAACCTGGTTCCCGACGCGCCCTTCAGCGCCTTCCAGTTCCAGTCCAAGGTCCCCTACTACTACATCATCCTGGTGATGCTGCTGGTGGTGCTCTACCTGACCCAGCGGATGATGAACTCCAAGATCGGCTACTACCTGGCGGCCGGCGGCGAAGAGCCCGAGGCGGCCGAGGCGCTGGGCATCAAGGTCTCGCGCTACAAGCTGATCGCCATGGCCATCAGCTGTTTTCTCACCGCGCTGGGCGGCACCTTCTACGCGCAGATGTTCCTCTACTTCTACCCCAAGTCAATCATGGGGCTCGAACTCTCCTACGAGATCGCCTTCATCGCCCTGATCGGGGGGCGCGGAACCATCCTCGGCCCGGTGGTTGGGGCGCTGCTGCTGCGGCCGGTGAGCGAGCTGACCCGCATCTACCTCTCGAGTACGCTGCCGGGGCTGCACCTGGTGATCTTCGGCCTGGTGCTGATCGTGGTCATGCGCTACCAGCCCAAAGGGCTCATCGCCCCGCTGCGCCAGCTGTTCGAGAACCGCATCATCCCCAGATTATCCCGGCGGAGCGCCCGATCCGGCGCCGTTCTCCCGTCGAACAACGATTAG
- a CDS encoding ABC transporter ATP-binding protein, whose product MALLSVENVTKKFSGLTAVNAVDLTVEQGQIVGVIGPNGAGKTTLFNCIAGALAPTSGSIRFDGHEIAGKKPYEICQLGITRTFQVVKPFASKTVLYNTMVGAFATTNHLHEAEEKALKVLEFLGMSKKKDVFAKSLTLPERKRLELARALATEPKLLLLDEVMAGLRPGEVAEMLPTIRKINEAGVTIVIVEHIMQAIMNLSEKIYVISFGKKIAEGEPLAVVSDEEVIKAYLGEEYVATQH is encoded by the coding sequence ATGGCACTGTTATCCGTCGAGAACGTCACCAAGAAATTCAGCGGCCTGACCGCGGTCAACGCCGTCGACCTCACCGTCGAGCAGGGGCAGATCGTCGGGGTCATCGGCCCCAACGGCGCCGGCAAGACCACCCTGTTCAACTGCATCGCCGGGGCGCTGGCGCCGACCTCGGGGAGCATCCGCTTCGACGGTCACGAGATCGCCGGCAAGAAGCCCTACGAGATCTGCCAGCTCGGCATCACCCGCACCTTCCAGGTGGTCAAGCCCTTCGCCAGCAAGACGGTGCTCTACAACACCATGGTCGGGGCCTTCGCCACCACCAACCACCTCCACGAGGCCGAGGAGAAGGCGCTCAAGGTGCTGGAATTTCTCGGCATGAGCAAAAAAAAGGACGTCTTCGCCAAGAGCCTGACCCTGCCCGAGCGCAAGCGCCTGGAGTTGGCGCGGGCGCTGGCCACCGAGCCGAAGCTGCTGCTGCTCGACGAGGTGATGGCCGGGCTGCGTCCCGGGGAGGTGGCCGAGATGCTGCCGACCATCCGCAAGATCAACGAGGCCGGGGTGACCATCGTCATCGTCGAACACATCATGCAGGCGATCATGAACCTGTCGGAAAAGATCTACGTCATCAGCTTCGGCAAGAAGATCGCCGAAGGCGAACCGCTCGCCGTGGTGTCCGACGAAGAGGTGATCAAGGCCTACCTGGGAGAGGAATATGTCGCTACTCAGCATTGA
- a CDS encoding ABC transporter ATP-binding protein — translation MSLLSIDNINVGYGEIQVLFDLSLHVNEGEVVSIIGANGAGKSTLLKTISGMLKPSSGAVSFDGEPIHPLPADEIVDRALIHVPEGRRLFSLMTVQENLEMGAYSKHAAPHAKESLAEVHKLFPRLDERRRQLAGTLSGGEQQMVAIGRGIMARPKILMLDEPSLGLAPVLKKDIFAAIKQIAEDFGTTIVLVEQDVMHSLAISDRAYVMEQGQVVMEGEADKLLHDPHIKKAYLGM, via the coding sequence ATGTCGCTACTCAGCATTGACAACATCAACGTCGGCTACGGCGAGATCCAGGTGCTGTTCGACCTTTCGCTGCACGTCAACGAAGGGGAGGTGGTCAGCATCATCGGCGCCAACGGCGCCGGCAAGTCGACCCTGCTCAAGACCATCTCCGGCATGCTCAAGCCCAGCTCCGGGGCGGTGAGCTTCGACGGCGAGCCGATCCATCCCCTGCCGGCCGACGAGATCGTCGACCGGGCGCTGATCCACGTCCCCGAGGGTCGGCGGCTGTTTTCGCTGATGACCGTGCAGGAGAACCTGGAGATGGGGGCCTACAGCAAGCACGCCGCCCCCCACGCCAAGGAGAGCCTGGCCGAGGTGCATAAGCTCTTTCCCCGGCTCGACGAGCGGCGCAGGCAGCTGGCCGGCACCCTCTCCGGGGGCGAACAGCAGATGGTGGCCATCGGCCGCGGCATCATGGCCCGGCCGAAGATCCTGATGCTCGACGAGCCCTCGCTGGGGCTGGCGCCGGTGCTGAAGAAGGACATCTTCGCCGCCATCAAGCAGATCGCCGAGGACTTCGGCACCACCATCGTGCTGGTCGAGCAGGACGTGATGCACTCGCTGGCCATCAGCGACCGCGCCTACGTCATGGAGCAAGGGCAGGTGGTGATGGAGGGCGAGGCCGATAAGCTGCTGCACGATCCGCATATCAAGAAGGCTTATTTGGGGATGTAA
- a CDS encoding sigma-54 interaction domain-containing protein, with product MTPAYSPAAYAEISRLLSLIHEGLFITDGAGTILSVSKLPRDVHGLSDEELIGRNVFELEEKRIFNPSVTAAVLRQDRKVTLTQKGLDGRSYVVTGVPIRDGVGRIDRVVSFFRDVTDYAALKANYEHLEEQIFHYSAELRELRAKELGEGEIVANSPQMEAVLRTAGKVAAVDANVTISGESGVGKNLLARHIHKTSGRREGPFIDINCGAIPENLLESELFGYEPGAFTGASKKGKIGTIELANRGTLFLDEIGELPLALQVKLLRVIQEKTLTRIGGTREIRVDFRLVAATNRDLDALVKSGRFREDLFYRLNVIPLHIPALRERPDDILPLLMHFLKLANQKYAMAKTLSSSCLEHLLAYRWPGNVREMQNLLERLVVTADEQTIHSEQLPADFRLVRGPGLEGGTLAEAKERLEAELVRRAYARTRSCIGVAAALGISHASATRKLRKHVPGY from the coding sequence ATGACGCCAGCCTATTCACCTGCCGCCTACGCCGAGATCAGCCGGCTGCTCAGCCTGATTCACGAGGGGCTGTTCATCACCGACGGCGCCGGCACCATCCTCAGCGTCAGCAAGCTGCCGCGCGACGTGCACGGGCTCAGCGACGAGGAGCTGATCGGCCGCAACGTCTTCGAGCTGGAAGAGAAGAGGATCTTCAACCCCTCGGTGACCGCCGCGGTGCTGCGCCAGGATCGCAAGGTGACCCTGACCCAGAAGGGGCTCGACGGCCGCTCCTACGTGGTCACCGGGGTGCCGATCCGCGACGGCGTCGGCAGGATCGATCGGGTGGTCAGCTTCTTTCGCGACGTCACCGACTACGCCGCCCTCAAGGCCAACTACGAGCACCTCGAGGAGCAGATCTTCCACTACTCGGCCGAGCTGCGCGAGCTGCGCGCCAAGGAGCTTGGGGAAGGGGAGATCGTCGCCAACAGCCCGCAGATGGAGGCGGTGCTGCGCACTGCCGGAAAAGTGGCGGCGGTCGACGCCAATGTCACCATCAGCGGCGAGTCGGGGGTCGGCAAAAACCTTCTCGCCCGGCATATCCACAAGACCAGCGGGCGCCGCGAAGGCCCGTTCATCGACATCAACTGCGGGGCCATTCCCGAGAACCTGCTCGAGTCCGAACTGTTCGGCTACGAACCGGGGGCTTTCACCGGGGCCAGCAAGAAGGGGAAGATCGGCACCATCGAGCTGGCCAACCGCGGCACCCTGTTCCTCGACGAGATCGGCGAGCTGCCCCTGGCCCTGCAGGTCAAGCTGCTCAGGGTGATCCAGGAAAAGACCCTGACCCGCATCGGCGGCACCCGGGAGATCCGCGTCGATTTCCGGCTGGTGGCCGCGACCAACCGCGACCTCGACGCCCTGGTGAAGTCTGGCCGGTTCCGCGAGGACCTGTTCTACCGGCTCAACGTCATCCCCCTGCACATCCCCGCCCTGCGCGAGCGGCCCGACGACATCCTGCCGCTGCTGATGCATTTTCTCAAGCTCGCCAACCAAAAGTACGCCATGGCCAAGACCCTCTCCAGCTCCTGCCTGGAGCATCTGCTCGCCTACCGCTGGCCGGGCAACGTGCGGGAGATGCAGAACCTGCTCGAGCGCCTGGTGGTGACCGCCGACGAGCAGACCATCCACAGCGAGCAGCTCCCCGCCGACTTCCGGCTGGTTCGCGGGCCCGGGCTCGAAGGAGGGACGCTGGCCGAGGCCAAGGAGCGGCTCGAAGCCGAGCTGGTGCGCCGCGCCTACGCCCGCACCCGCAGCTGCATCGGCGTGGCCGCAGCGCTGGGGATCAGCCACGCCTCGGCGACCCGCAAGCTGAGAAAGCACGTCCCGGGCTACTGA
- a CDS encoding aldo/keto reductase yields MNRMKLGKTDLVVSEVGFGAIPIIRLETPQAVAVLRHAFERGINFYDTANAYRDSEEKIGAAFAGLRDQVVLATKTLRRQGAEVREHLERSLRMLRTDYLDLYQLHQIAQEQDWEAVSGPGGALEEAIRARAAGKIRYLGVTSHSLPMALKMLRTGLFDTIQFPFNFIEEGAAEELLPAARKLGMGFIVMKPFGGGAIDNAEVAFKFLRQHPDIVPIPGFESTAQIDEVLGFYQAPNRVSDADRALMERYRQELGKRFCRRCEYCQPCPRGVMITPAMGYRIVVNRMSPQVATEFCKVPMESVPQCNECGACIERCPYQLPVPEILKGHHELYLRHRAELEGPGSD; encoded by the coding sequence ATGAACAGGATGAAACTCGGCAAGACTGATCTGGTCGTCTCCGAAGTGGGCTTCGGCGCCATCCCCATCATCCGCCTCGAGACCCCACAGGCGGTGGCGGTGTTGCGGCACGCCTTCGAGCGGGGGATCAACTTCTACGACACCGCCAACGCCTATCGCGACAGCGAGGAGAAGATCGGCGCCGCCTTCGCCGGGCTGCGCGACCAGGTGGTGCTGGCCACCAAGACCCTGCGCCGCCAGGGCGCGGAGGTCAGGGAGCACCTGGAGCGCAGCCTGCGCATGCTGCGCACCGACTACCTTGACCTGTACCAGCTGCACCAGATCGCCCAGGAGCAGGACTGGGAGGCGGTCAGCGGCCCCGGCGGGGCCCTCGAGGAGGCGATCCGCGCCCGCGCCGCCGGCAAGATCCGCTACCTGGGGGTGACCTCCCACAGCCTGCCGATGGCCCTGAAGATGCTGCGCACCGGGCTCTTCGACACCATCCAGTTCCCCTTCAACTTCATCGAGGAGGGGGCCGCCGAGGAGCTGCTACCGGCCGCGCGGAAGTTGGGGATGGGCTTCATCGTCATGAAACCCTTCGGCGGTGGCGCCATCGACAACGCCGAGGTGGCCTTCAAGTTCCTGCGCCAGCACCCCGACATCGTCCCCATCCCGGGGTTCGAGTCGACGGCGCAGATCGACGAGGTGCTCGGCTTCTACCAGGCCCCCAACCGGGTCAGCGACGCCGACCGGGCGCTGATGGAGCGCTACCGCCAGGAGCTCGGCAAGCGCTTCTGCCGGCGCTGCGAGTACTGCCAGCCCTGCCCCCGGGGGGTGATGATTACCCCGGCCATGGGCTACCGCATCGTGGTCAACCGCATGTCGCCCCAGGTGGCGACGGAGTTCTGCAAGGTGCCGATGGAGAGCGTGCCGCAGTGCAACGAATGCGGCGCCTGCATCGAGCGCTGTCCCTACCAGCTGCCGGTGCCGGAAATCCTCAAGGGGCATCACGAACTCTACCTGCGCCACCGCGCGGAGTTGGAGGGCCCCGGCAGCGACTGA